In Festucalex cinctus isolate MCC-2025b chromosome 5, RoL_Fcin_1.0, whole genome shotgun sequence, a single genomic region encodes these proteins:
- the cltcl1 gene encoding clathrin heavy chain 1 isoform X2, with protein MAQILPIRFQEHLQLQNLGVNPANIGFSYLTMESDKFICIREKVGEQNQVVIVDMSDPTNPIRRPISADSAIMNPTSKVIALKAAKTLQIFNIEMKSKMKAHSMTEEVMFWKWISVNTVALVTDTAVYHWSMEGDSQPNKVFDRHASLAGCQIINYRTDEQQKWLLLIGISAQQNRVVGAMQLYSVERKVSQPIEGHAAAFGEFKVEGNANTSTLFCFAVRSQAGGKLHIIEVGQPAAGNQPFAKKAVDVFFPPEAQTDFPVAMQIGSKHGVIYLITKYGYIHLYDLESGVCIYMNRISAETIFVTSPHEASSGIIGVNKKGQVLSVCVEEENIVNYATNVLQNPDLALRMAVRSNLAGAEELFARKFNTLFAQGSYSEAAKIAASAPKGVLRTAETIRQFQSVPAQPGQASPLLQYFGILLDQGQLNKFESLELCRPVLQQGRKQLLEKWLKEDKLECSEELGDLVKASDPTLALSVYLRANVPNKVIQCFAETGQFQKIVLYAKKVGYTPDWVFLLRNVMRVNPDQGLQFAQMLVQDEEPLANINQIVDVFMEGSLIQQCTSFLLDALKNNRPAEGHLQTRLLEMNLVQAPQVADAILGNQMFTHYDRAHVAQLCETAGLLQRALEHYTDLYDIKRAVVHTHLLNPEWLLNFFGSLSVDDSLECLRAMLSANIRQNLQLCVQVASKYHEQLGTQALVELFESFKSYEGLFYFLGSIVNFSQEPDVHFKYIQAACKTGQIKEVERICRESNCYDPERVKNFLKEAKLTDQLPLIIVCDRFDFVHDLVLYLYRNTLQKYIEIYVQKVNPSRLPVVIGGLLDVDCAEDVIKNLIMVVRGQFSTDELVDEVEKRNRLKLLLPWLESRIHEGCEEPATHNALAKIYIDSNNTPERFLKENPYYDSAVVGRYCEKRDPHLACVAYERGQCDMDLIKVCNENSLFKSEARYLVRRKDPELWANVLEENNPYRRPLIDQVVQTALSETQDPEEVSVSVKAFMTADLPNELIELLEKIVLDNSVFSEHRNLQNLLILTAIKADRTRVMEYVNRLDNYDAPDIANIAISNELFEEAFAIFKKFDVNTSAIQVLIEHIGNLDRAYEFAERCNEPAVWSQLARAQLHRDLVKEAIDSYIKAVDPSAYMEVVNAASKNNNWEDLVKFLQMARKKARESYVETELIFALAKTNRLAELEEFVSGPNNAHIQQVGDRCYEEGMYEAAKLLYNNVSNFARLASTLVHLGEYQAAVDSARKANSTRTWKEVCFSCVDGEEFRLAQICGLHIVIHADELEDLISYYQDRGYFEELIALLEAALGLERAHMGMFTELAILYSKFKPQKMREHLELFWSRVNIPKVLRAAEQSHLWGELVFLYDKYEEYDNAVLTMMSHPTDAWKEGLFKDIIAKVANVELYYKSLSFYLDYKPLLLNDLLTILSPRLDHNRAVNFFTKVNQLKLVKPYLRSVQNHNNKSVNEALNNLLTEEEDYQGLRASIDAYDNFDTIGLAQRLEKHQLIEFRRIAAYLYKGNNRWRQSVELCKKDKLYKDAMLFAAESKDAELAETLLQWFLQEGKKECFAACLFASYDLLHPDVVLELAWRHNIVDFAMPYFIQVMREYLTKVDKLETAESQRQTEEEVTEPQPMVFGQQLMLTGSPAPVNPQPAYPGYSYPANAAGYPAQPTYGYPM; from the exons ATGGCCCAGATACTGCCTATACGATTCCAGGAACATCTCCAG TTGCAGAACCTGGGTGTGAACCCAGCCAACATTGGGTTCAGCTATCTGACCATGGAGTCGGACAAGTTCATCTGCATCAGGGAAAAAGTGGGCGAGCAGAACCAGGTGGTCATCGTGGACATGTCCGACCCCACCAACCCAATTAGGCGACCCATCTCCGCTGACAGCGCCATCATGAACCCCACCAGCAAAGTCATTGCCCTGAAAG CTGCAAAGACCCTGCAGATCTTTAACATCGAGATGAAAAGCAAGATGAAGGCTCACTCAATGACAGAGGAGGTCATGTTCTGGAAGTGGATATCAGTAAATACTGTTGCCTTGGTGACGGACACGGCCGTCTATCACTGGAGCATGGAGGGGGATTCCCAACCGAACAAAGTGTTCGATCGGCATGCCAGTCTGGCAGGATGTCAGATCATTAACTACAGAACTGACGAGCAGCAGAAGTGGCTGCTGCTGATTGGGATTTCTGCACAG CAAAACCGTGTAGTTGGGGCAATGCAGCTGTATTCCGTGGAGAGAAAAGTGTCCCAGCCAATAGAAGGTCACGCTGCTGCGTTCGGGGAGTTCAAAGTGGAGGGGAACGCCAATACATCCACCCTCTTCTGCTTTGCTGTGCGCTCACAGGCGGGTGGGAAG CTGCACATCATTGAAGTGGGTCAGCCAGCTGCAGGAAACCAGCCATTTGCAAAGAAAGCAGTGGATGTGTTTTTCCCTCCAGAGGCCCAGACAGACTTTCCTGTAGCTATGCAG ATTGGAAGCAAGCACGGTGTCATATATTTAATCACCAAGTACGGTTACATTCACCTGTACGACCTCGAGTCAGGAGTGTGCATCTACATGAACAGAATCAGTGCTGAGACCAtctttgtcacatcacctcATGAAGCCAGCTCGGGAATCATCGGAGTTAACAAGAAGGGACAG GTCTTGTCAGTATGTgttgaagaagaaaacattgtCAATTATGCGACGAATGTCCTCCAGAATCCAGACCTGGCCTTAAGGATGGCTGTCAGGTCCAACCTAGCTGGTGCTGAGGAGCTTTTCGCTAGAAAGTTCAACACACTGTTTGCCCAGGGAAGTTATTCAGAGGCGGCAAAGATTGCTGCATCAGCACCCAAG GGTGTCCTGCGGACCGCCGAGACCATCCGTCAGTTTCAGAGTGTCCCTGCCCAACCAGGTCAGGCATCTCCGCTGTTGCAGTACTTTGGTATTCTGTTGGACCAGGGTCAGCTCAACAAATTTGAATCCTTGGAGCTGTGCAGGCCTGTCCTGCAGCAGGGCCGCAAGCAGCTGCTGGAGAAGTGGCTGAAGGAGGACAAG CTGGAGTGCTCAGAAGAGCTGGGGGATCTGGTGAAGGCTTCTGATCCGACCCTCGCTCTTAGTGTGTACCTCAGAGCTAACGTCCCTAACAAGGTCATTCAGTGCTTTGCGGAGACCGGGCAGTTCCAGAAGATTGTTCTGTATGCCAAAAAA GTTGGCTACACCCCTGATTGGGTGTTTTTGCTGAGGAATGTGATGCGCGTCAATCCAGACCAGGGACTGCAATTTGCGCAGATGCTGGTGCAGGATGAAGAGCCACTCGCCAATATCAACCAG ATTGTGGATGTGTTCATGGAAGGCAGCCTGATTCAGCAGTGCACGTCCTTCCTGTTGGATGCTTTGAAGAACAACCGCCCAGCTGAAGGACACTTGCAAACACGTCTGCTCGAGATGAACCTCGTACAAGCGCCACAG GTGGCAGATGCCATCCTGGGCAACCAGATGTTCACACACTACGACCGTGCGCATGTTGCCCAGCTATGTGAGACGGCGGGCCTGCTGCAGAGAGCTCTCGAGCACTACACTGACCTTTATGATATCAAGCGAGCTGTGGTGCACACACATCTGCTCAACCCTGAG TGGCTGTTGAACTTCTTTGGCTCTTTATCGGTTGATGACTCATTGGAGTGTCTAAGAGCCATGTTGTCGGCTAACATCAGGCAGAACCTGCAACTATGTGTGCAGGTAGCATCAAAGTATCATGAGCAGTTGGGTACTCAGGCCCTCGTGGAGCTATTTGAGTCCTTCAAGAGTTACGAGG GCTTGTTTTACTTCCTCGGCTCGATTGTGAATTTCAGCCAGGAGCCTGACGTTCACTTCAAGTACATCCAGGCGGCCTGCAAGACTGGACAGATCAAAGAAGTTGAGAGGATCTGCAGGGAAAGCAACTGTTATGACCCGGAAAGGGTTAAGAATTTCCTTAAG GAAGCCAAGTTGACAGACCAGCTTCCTCTCATTATTGTATGTGACCGCTTTGACTTTGTCCACGACCTGGTACTCTACCTCTACCGCAACACTCTCCAGAAATACATTGAAATCTATGTGCAGAAA GTTAACCCTAGTCGATTACCAGTGGTGATAGGCGGCCTGTTGGATGTAGATTGTGCTGAGGATGTCATTAAGAATTTGATCATGGTGGTCAGAGGGCAGTTTTCCACTGATGAGCTTGTGGATGAGGTGGAGAAAAGAAACAG GTTAAAGCTCTTGTTACCGTGGTTGGAGTCACGTATCCATGAAGGCTGCGAGGAGCCAGCCACCCACAATGCTCTGGCCAAGATTTACATCGACAGCAACAACACACCGGAACGTTTCCTGAAAGAGAACCCTTACTATGACAGTGCTGTGGTGGGACGCTATTGTGAGAAGAGGGACCCTCACCTTGCCTGTGTGGCTTATGAGAGAGGGCAGTGTGACATGGACCTCATCAAG gtctgCAATGAGAACTCGTTATTTAAAAGTGAGGCTCGGTATTTGGTGCGACGGAAAGACCCGGAACTTTGGGCCAATGTGTTGGAAGAGAACAACCCCTACAGGAGGCCACTCATCGATCAG GTGGTACAAACTGCGCTGTCAGAGACCCAGGACCCAGAGGAGGTGTCAGTTTCCGTCAAAGCATTCATGACCGCCGACTTACCCAACGAGTTGATTGAACTTCTGGAGAAGATCGTGCTTGACAACTCTGTTTTCAGTGAACATAG AAACCTTCAGAACCTGCTGATTTTGACCGCCATCAAGGCGGACCGCACGCGTGTGATGGAATATGTCAATAGGCTGGACAACTACGACGCCCCGGACATTGCTAATATTGCTATCAGCAATGAACTCTTCGAGGAGGCTTTTGCCATTTTTAAGAAGTTTGATGTCAACACGTCGGCAATACAG GTATTAATAGAACATATAGGAAACTTGGACAGAGCGTATGAGTTTGCTGAGCGATGCAATGAGCCTGCGGTATGGAGTCAGTTAGCCCGGGCACAGCTGCATCGAGACCTGGTCAAGGAGGCTATTGACTCGTATATTAAAGCTGTGGACCCCTCAGCCTACATGGAGGTGGTCAATGCGGCCAGCAAGAACA ACAACTGGGAAGATTTGGTCAAATTCCTCCAGATGGCTCGGAAGAAAGCACGGGAATCCTACGTGGAGACGGAGCTCATCTTTGCTTTGGCTAAAACAAACCGTCTTGCTGAGTTGGAGGAGTTTGTCAGCGGACCCAACAATGCTCACATCCAACAG GTGGGAGATAGATGTTACGAAGAGGGAATGTATGAGGCTGCTAAGCTCTTGTACAACAACGTGTCAAACTTTGCTCGACTGGCATCCACACTAGTGCACTTGGGAGAGTACCAGGCCGCTGTGGACAGCGCCAGGAAAGCCAACAGTACTCGCACTTGGAAAGAA GTTTGTTTCTCATGCGTGGACGGCGAGGAATTCCGTCTGGCGCAAATCTGCGGCCTCCATATCGTCATCCATGCCGACGAGCTGGAGGACCTGATCAGCTACTACCAGGACCGAGGCTACTTTGAGGAGCTGATCGCTCTTCTGGAGGCAGCTCTGGGCTTGGAGCGGGCACACATGGGCATGTTCACTGAGCTCGCCATTCTCTACTCCAAGTTCAAGCCTCAGAAAATGAGAGAGCACCTCGAGCTCTTTTGGTCCAGAGTCAACATTCCAAAG GTTCTGCGTGCAGCAGAGCAGTCCCACTTATGGGGCGAGCTGGTTTTCCTTTACGATAAATACGAAGAGTACGACAACGCAGTGCTCACAATGATGTCCCATCCGACCGACGCGTGGAAAGAAGGACTTTTCAAAGACATTATTGCCAAG GTGGCCAATGTTGAGTTGTACTATAAATCGCTTTCTTTCTACCTGGATTACAAACCTCTTCTACTCAACGACCTGCTGACTATTCTGTCGCCGCGCTTGGATCACAATCGAGCTGTCAACTTTTTCACCAAG GTGAACCAGCTGAAGCTAGTCAAGCCGTACCTGAGGTCTGTCCAGAATCACAATAACAAGTCTGTTAATGAAGCCCTCAACAACCTGCTGACAGAGGAGGAGGACTACCAG ggcCTCAGAGCATCCATTGACGCCTATGACAATTTTGACACCATCGGCCTCGCCCAGAGGTTAGAAAAACACCAGCTGATTGAGTTTAGACGCATCGCCGCTTATCTGTACAAGGGCAACAACCGCTGGAGACAGAGTGTGGAGCTCTGCAAGAAGGACAAACTCTACAAG GATGCAATGCTGTTCGCCGCCGAGTCGAAGGATGCTGAGCTCGCGGAGACCTTGCTGCAGTGGTTCCTCCAGGAGGGCAAGAAGGAGTGCTTTGCCGCCTGCCTCTTTGCCTCCTACGACCTGCTCCACCCTGACGTTGTGCTGGAGCTGGCCTGGAGGCACAACATCGTGGACTTTGCCATGCCGTACTTCATTCAGGTCATGAGGGAGTACCTCACAAAG GTGGACAAACTGGAGACAGCTGAGAGTCAGAGGCAAACTGAAGAGGAGGTGACAGAGCCTCAGCCGATGGTGTTTG GCCAACAGCTGATGCTGACCGGCTCTCCCGCTCCAGTAAACCCCCAGCCGGCATATCCGGGCTATAGTTACCCGGCCAACGCCGCAGGCTACCCCGCTCAGCCCACCTACGGCTACCCCATGTAG
- the cltcl1 gene encoding clathrin heavy chain 1 isoform X1 — MAQILPIRFQEHLQLQNLGVNPANIGFSYLTMESDKFICIREKVGEQNQVVIVDMSDPTNPIRRPISADSAIMNPTSKVIALKAAKTLQIFNIEMKSKMKAHSMTEEVMFWKWISVNTVALVTDTAVYHWSMEGDSQPNKVFDRHASLAGCQIINYRTDEQQKWLLLIGISAQQNRVVGAMQLYSVERKVSQPIEGHAAAFGEFKVEGNANTSTLFCFAVRSQAGGKLHIIEVGQPAAGNQPFAKKAVDVFFPPEAQTDFPVAMQIGSKHGVIYLITKYGYIHLYDLESGVCIYMNRISAETIFVTSPHEASSGIIGVNKKGQVLSVCVEEENIVNYATNVLQNPDLALRMAVRSNLAGAEELFARKFNTLFAQGSYSEAAKIAASAPKGVLRTAETIRQFQSVPAQPGQASPLLQYFGILLDQGQLNKFESLELCRPVLQQGRKQLLEKWLKEDKLECSEELGDLVKASDPTLALSVYLRANVPNKVIQCFAETGQFQKIVLYAKKVGYTPDWVFLLRNVMRVNPDQGLQFAQMLVQDEEPLANINQIVDVFMEGSLIQQCTSFLLDALKNNRPAEGHLQTRLLEMNLVQAPQVADAILGNQMFTHYDRAHVAQLCETAGLLQRALEHYTDLYDIKRAVVHTHLLNPEWLLNFFGSLSVDDSLECLRAMLSANIRQNLQLCVQVASKYHEQLGTQALVELFESFKSYEGLFYFLGSIVNFSQEPDVHFKYIQAACKTGQIKEVERICRESNCYDPERVKNFLKEAKLTDQLPLIIVCDRFDFVHDLVLYLYRNTLQKYIEIYVQKVNPSRLPVVIGGLLDVDCAEDVIKNLIMVVRGQFSTDELVDEVEKRNRLKLLLPWLESRIHEGCEEPATHNALAKIYIDSNNTPERFLKENPYYDSAVVGRYCEKRDPHLACVAYERGQCDMDLIKVCNENSLFKSEARYLVRRKDPELWANVLEENNPYRRPLIDQVVQTALSETQDPEEVSVSVKAFMTADLPNELIELLEKIVLDNSVFSEHRNLQNLLILTAIKADRTRVMEYVNRLDNYDAPDIANIAISNELFEEAFAIFKKFDVNTSAIQVLIEHIGNLDRAYEFAERCNEPAVWSQLARAQLHRDLVKEAIDSYIKAVDPSAYMEVVNAASKNNNWEDLVKFLQMARKKARESYVETELIFALAKTNRLAELEEFVSGPNNAHIQQVGDRCYEEGMYEAAKLLYNNVSNFARLASTLVHLGEYQAAVDSARKANSTRTWKEVCFSCVDGEEFRLAQICGLHIVIHADELEDLISYYQDRGYFEELIALLEAALGLERAHMGMFTELAILYSKFKPQKMREHLELFWSRVNIPKVLRAAEQSHLWGELVFLYDKYEEYDNAVLTMMSHPTDAWKEGLFKDIIAKVANVELYYKSLSFYLDYKPLLLNDLLTILSPRLDHNRAVNFFTKVNQLKLVKPYLRSVQNHNNKSVNEALNNLLTEEEDYQGLRASIDAYDNFDTIGLAQRLEKHQLIEFRRIAAYLYKGNNRWRQSVELCKKDKLYKDAMLFAAESKDAELAETLLQWFLQEGKKECFAACLFASYDLLHPDVVLELAWRHNIVDFAMPYFIQVMREYLTKVDEFAAKVTVDKLETAESQRQTEEEVTEPQPMVFGQQLMLTGSPAPVNPQPAYPGYSYPANAAGYPAQPTYGYPM; from the exons ATGGCCCAGATACTGCCTATACGATTCCAGGAACATCTCCAG TTGCAGAACCTGGGTGTGAACCCAGCCAACATTGGGTTCAGCTATCTGACCATGGAGTCGGACAAGTTCATCTGCATCAGGGAAAAAGTGGGCGAGCAGAACCAGGTGGTCATCGTGGACATGTCCGACCCCACCAACCCAATTAGGCGACCCATCTCCGCTGACAGCGCCATCATGAACCCCACCAGCAAAGTCATTGCCCTGAAAG CTGCAAAGACCCTGCAGATCTTTAACATCGAGATGAAAAGCAAGATGAAGGCTCACTCAATGACAGAGGAGGTCATGTTCTGGAAGTGGATATCAGTAAATACTGTTGCCTTGGTGACGGACACGGCCGTCTATCACTGGAGCATGGAGGGGGATTCCCAACCGAACAAAGTGTTCGATCGGCATGCCAGTCTGGCAGGATGTCAGATCATTAACTACAGAACTGACGAGCAGCAGAAGTGGCTGCTGCTGATTGGGATTTCTGCACAG CAAAACCGTGTAGTTGGGGCAATGCAGCTGTATTCCGTGGAGAGAAAAGTGTCCCAGCCAATAGAAGGTCACGCTGCTGCGTTCGGGGAGTTCAAAGTGGAGGGGAACGCCAATACATCCACCCTCTTCTGCTTTGCTGTGCGCTCACAGGCGGGTGGGAAG CTGCACATCATTGAAGTGGGTCAGCCAGCTGCAGGAAACCAGCCATTTGCAAAGAAAGCAGTGGATGTGTTTTTCCCTCCAGAGGCCCAGACAGACTTTCCTGTAGCTATGCAG ATTGGAAGCAAGCACGGTGTCATATATTTAATCACCAAGTACGGTTACATTCACCTGTACGACCTCGAGTCAGGAGTGTGCATCTACATGAACAGAATCAGTGCTGAGACCAtctttgtcacatcacctcATGAAGCCAGCTCGGGAATCATCGGAGTTAACAAGAAGGGACAG GTCTTGTCAGTATGTgttgaagaagaaaacattgtCAATTATGCGACGAATGTCCTCCAGAATCCAGACCTGGCCTTAAGGATGGCTGTCAGGTCCAACCTAGCTGGTGCTGAGGAGCTTTTCGCTAGAAAGTTCAACACACTGTTTGCCCAGGGAAGTTATTCAGAGGCGGCAAAGATTGCTGCATCAGCACCCAAG GGTGTCCTGCGGACCGCCGAGACCATCCGTCAGTTTCAGAGTGTCCCTGCCCAACCAGGTCAGGCATCTCCGCTGTTGCAGTACTTTGGTATTCTGTTGGACCAGGGTCAGCTCAACAAATTTGAATCCTTGGAGCTGTGCAGGCCTGTCCTGCAGCAGGGCCGCAAGCAGCTGCTGGAGAAGTGGCTGAAGGAGGACAAG CTGGAGTGCTCAGAAGAGCTGGGGGATCTGGTGAAGGCTTCTGATCCGACCCTCGCTCTTAGTGTGTACCTCAGAGCTAACGTCCCTAACAAGGTCATTCAGTGCTTTGCGGAGACCGGGCAGTTCCAGAAGATTGTTCTGTATGCCAAAAAA GTTGGCTACACCCCTGATTGGGTGTTTTTGCTGAGGAATGTGATGCGCGTCAATCCAGACCAGGGACTGCAATTTGCGCAGATGCTGGTGCAGGATGAAGAGCCACTCGCCAATATCAACCAG ATTGTGGATGTGTTCATGGAAGGCAGCCTGATTCAGCAGTGCACGTCCTTCCTGTTGGATGCTTTGAAGAACAACCGCCCAGCTGAAGGACACTTGCAAACACGTCTGCTCGAGATGAACCTCGTACAAGCGCCACAG GTGGCAGATGCCATCCTGGGCAACCAGATGTTCACACACTACGACCGTGCGCATGTTGCCCAGCTATGTGAGACGGCGGGCCTGCTGCAGAGAGCTCTCGAGCACTACACTGACCTTTATGATATCAAGCGAGCTGTGGTGCACACACATCTGCTCAACCCTGAG TGGCTGTTGAACTTCTTTGGCTCTTTATCGGTTGATGACTCATTGGAGTGTCTAAGAGCCATGTTGTCGGCTAACATCAGGCAGAACCTGCAACTATGTGTGCAGGTAGCATCAAAGTATCATGAGCAGTTGGGTACTCAGGCCCTCGTGGAGCTATTTGAGTCCTTCAAGAGTTACGAGG GCTTGTTTTACTTCCTCGGCTCGATTGTGAATTTCAGCCAGGAGCCTGACGTTCACTTCAAGTACATCCAGGCGGCCTGCAAGACTGGACAGATCAAAGAAGTTGAGAGGATCTGCAGGGAAAGCAACTGTTATGACCCGGAAAGGGTTAAGAATTTCCTTAAG GAAGCCAAGTTGACAGACCAGCTTCCTCTCATTATTGTATGTGACCGCTTTGACTTTGTCCACGACCTGGTACTCTACCTCTACCGCAACACTCTCCAGAAATACATTGAAATCTATGTGCAGAAA GTTAACCCTAGTCGATTACCAGTGGTGATAGGCGGCCTGTTGGATGTAGATTGTGCTGAGGATGTCATTAAGAATTTGATCATGGTGGTCAGAGGGCAGTTTTCCACTGATGAGCTTGTGGATGAGGTGGAGAAAAGAAACAG GTTAAAGCTCTTGTTACCGTGGTTGGAGTCACGTATCCATGAAGGCTGCGAGGAGCCAGCCACCCACAATGCTCTGGCCAAGATTTACATCGACAGCAACAACACACCGGAACGTTTCCTGAAAGAGAACCCTTACTATGACAGTGCTGTGGTGGGACGCTATTGTGAGAAGAGGGACCCTCACCTTGCCTGTGTGGCTTATGAGAGAGGGCAGTGTGACATGGACCTCATCAAG gtctgCAATGAGAACTCGTTATTTAAAAGTGAGGCTCGGTATTTGGTGCGACGGAAAGACCCGGAACTTTGGGCCAATGTGTTGGAAGAGAACAACCCCTACAGGAGGCCACTCATCGATCAG GTGGTACAAACTGCGCTGTCAGAGACCCAGGACCCAGAGGAGGTGTCAGTTTCCGTCAAAGCATTCATGACCGCCGACTTACCCAACGAGTTGATTGAACTTCTGGAGAAGATCGTGCTTGACAACTCTGTTTTCAGTGAACATAG AAACCTTCAGAACCTGCTGATTTTGACCGCCATCAAGGCGGACCGCACGCGTGTGATGGAATATGTCAATAGGCTGGACAACTACGACGCCCCGGACATTGCTAATATTGCTATCAGCAATGAACTCTTCGAGGAGGCTTTTGCCATTTTTAAGAAGTTTGATGTCAACACGTCGGCAATACAG GTATTAATAGAACATATAGGAAACTTGGACAGAGCGTATGAGTTTGCTGAGCGATGCAATGAGCCTGCGGTATGGAGTCAGTTAGCCCGGGCACAGCTGCATCGAGACCTGGTCAAGGAGGCTATTGACTCGTATATTAAAGCTGTGGACCCCTCAGCCTACATGGAGGTGGTCAATGCGGCCAGCAAGAACA ACAACTGGGAAGATTTGGTCAAATTCCTCCAGATGGCTCGGAAGAAAGCACGGGAATCCTACGTGGAGACGGAGCTCATCTTTGCTTTGGCTAAAACAAACCGTCTTGCTGAGTTGGAGGAGTTTGTCAGCGGACCCAACAATGCTCACATCCAACAG GTGGGAGATAGATGTTACGAAGAGGGAATGTATGAGGCTGCTAAGCTCTTGTACAACAACGTGTCAAACTTTGCTCGACTGGCATCCACACTAGTGCACTTGGGAGAGTACCAGGCCGCTGTGGACAGCGCCAGGAAAGCCAACAGTACTCGCACTTGGAAAGAA GTTTGTTTCTCATGCGTGGACGGCGAGGAATTCCGTCTGGCGCAAATCTGCGGCCTCCATATCGTCATCCATGCCGACGAGCTGGAGGACCTGATCAGCTACTACCAGGACCGAGGCTACTTTGAGGAGCTGATCGCTCTTCTGGAGGCAGCTCTGGGCTTGGAGCGGGCACACATGGGCATGTTCACTGAGCTCGCCATTCTCTACTCCAAGTTCAAGCCTCAGAAAATGAGAGAGCACCTCGAGCTCTTTTGGTCCAGAGTCAACATTCCAAAG GTTCTGCGTGCAGCAGAGCAGTCCCACTTATGGGGCGAGCTGGTTTTCCTTTACGATAAATACGAAGAGTACGACAACGCAGTGCTCACAATGATGTCCCATCCGACCGACGCGTGGAAAGAAGGACTTTTCAAAGACATTATTGCCAAG GTGGCCAATGTTGAGTTGTACTATAAATCGCTTTCTTTCTACCTGGATTACAAACCTCTTCTACTCAACGACCTGCTGACTATTCTGTCGCCGCGCTTGGATCACAATCGAGCTGTCAACTTTTTCACCAAG GTGAACCAGCTGAAGCTAGTCAAGCCGTACCTGAGGTCTGTCCAGAATCACAATAACAAGTCTGTTAATGAAGCCCTCAACAACCTGCTGACAGAGGAGGAGGACTACCAG ggcCTCAGAGCATCCATTGACGCCTATGACAATTTTGACACCATCGGCCTCGCCCAGAGGTTAGAAAAACACCAGCTGATTGAGTTTAGACGCATCGCCGCTTATCTGTACAAGGGCAACAACCGCTGGAGACAGAGTGTGGAGCTCTGCAAGAAGGACAAACTCTACAAG GATGCAATGCTGTTCGCCGCCGAGTCGAAGGATGCTGAGCTCGCGGAGACCTTGCTGCAGTGGTTCCTCCAGGAGGGCAAGAAGGAGTGCTTTGCCGCCTGCCTCTTTGCCTCCTACGACCTGCTCCACCCTGACGTTGTGCTGGAGCTGGCCTGGAGGCACAACATCGTGGACTTTGCCATGCCGTACTTCATTCAGGTCATGAGGGAGTACCTCACAAAG GTTGATGAATTTGCTGCGAAGGTGACG GTGGACAAACTGGAGACAGCTGAGAGTCAGAGGCAAACTGAAGAGGAGGTGACAGAGCCTCAGCCGATGGTGTTTG GCCAACAGCTGATGCTGACCGGCTCTCCCGCTCCAGTAAACCCCCAGCCGGCATATCCGGGCTATAGTTACCCGGCCAACGCCGCAGGCTACCCCGCTCAGCCCACCTACGGCTACCCCATGTAG